A genomic region of Bactrocera dorsalis isolate Fly_Bdor chromosome 3, ASM2337382v1, whole genome shotgun sequence contains the following coding sequences:
- the LOC105230538 gene encoding methionine--tRNA ligase, cytoplasmic, with product MKIYTNEGNPFGLKLQLLAKFANKPVEVIKVTLNDPASKDFLVLPILELESGLKLFSTDAVARYLFPDEGALRDEWLEWSTIKLAPALSQHLSVGHRANPDALPVLNLLVRKLDDRLADLAFLTGDKVSAADIAVWSLLAPDGTLKGAQNIEHLKAWYRKITALPEVQAVLAETPLAGLTFTSLQNSNRYGGLSHVPVRVHTASESENLLADTTGNLADTVTEDELANAQKSFVHVSLPQRVEPRTVLPKAGERNVLITSALPYVNNVPHLGNIIGCVLSADIFARYSRAAGYNTLYICGTDEYGTATENKALAENLTPKQICDKYFDLHNSIYRWFGIGFDFFGRTSSQQQTEIVQEAFHDVYNNGYIFTESVDQLLCVKCDRFLADRFVEGTCPHPGCGYEDARGDQCDKCGKLVNATELIRPRCKICNSAPVIRSSDQLFLDLPKIEPQLRVWLEGSEMGWTNNARVITRSWLREGLKPRCITRDLKWGIPVPLAGFEKKVFYVWFDAPYGYISMTKHYTSEYKQWWIPSKDVKVELFQFMAKDNVPFHSVVFPSSLLATNKGHTMVTNIMATEYLNYEDGKFSKSRGIGVFGNDAQQTGISADIWRFYLASARPEGQDSSFSWNDLAARNNSDLLNNLGNFVNRALVFCEKNFNCVVPTMTLTKDELILLALINREVRGYIHSLEKAKLRDGIRHLLSISRHGNGYMQSQQPWVLLKGTDEQKARAATIIGICANIAALLANLMLPYMPTIARTLFSQLNAKPTPLNPEKPFINILLPTGHNIGKPAPLFTKLEQSFIEELKKKFGGVQDQSNGSQPSSTTTNTNSATAKPSALPNGTQSVAQLEEAVRLQGEKVRQLKASTKDKAVWQPEVNVLLDLKKQLTAAQAAPPTAPAVVATPVASDEKVKELEQRITQQGEKVRQLKASGDASVWKPEVEILLQLKKDLATLTGAPQPAAQGKNKKKK from the exons atgaaaatttataccAACGAAGGAAATCCGTTTGGATTAAAATTACAATTGTTGGCGAAGTTCGCCAATAAACCAGTGGAAGTCATTAAAGTCACGTTAAATG ACCCTGCCAGCAAAGATTTTTTAGTCTTGCCTATATTGGAGCTAGAAAGTGGTTTGAAATTGTTTTCGACGGATGCGGTTGCCAGATATCTATTTCCGGATGAAGGTGCCCTTCGTGATGAG TGGCTAGAATGGTCAACGATAAAATTGGCACCCGCCCTGTCCCAACATTTGTCCGTCGGCCACCGTGCTAATCCTGACGCATTACCTGTTCTAAATTTACTAGTCAGAAAATTAGATGATCGTTTGGCAGACTTAGCCTTTCTAACGGGAGATAAAGTAAGTGCAGCAGATATCGCTGTATGGTCCTTGTTGGCACCCGACGGCACATTGAAAGGTGCTCAGAATATAGAGCATCTTAAAGCCTGGTATCGAAAAATAACTGCTCTACCTGAAGTTCAAGCGGTGCTAGCGGAAACTCCTTTAGCTGGCTTAACTTTCACATCTTTGCAAAATTCCAACCGTTATGGTGGTTTAAGCCATGTTCCCGTCCGCGTGCATACAGCATCTGAGTCGGAGAATTTACTAGCCGATACAACTGGAAATTTGGCAGACACTGTCACGGAAGACGAGTTGGCGAATGCTCAAAAGAGTTTTGTGCACGTGTCTTTGCCACAACGCGTTGAACCTCGAACCGTTTTGCCGAAGGCAGGAGAACGTAACGTTTTAATAACATCTGCCTTACCTTACGTGAATAATGTACCACATTTGGGAAACATCATAGGCTGTGTGTTGTCTGCAGATATTTTTGCTCG ATATTCCCGCGCAGCTGGTTACAATACTCTATATATCTGTGGTACAGACGAGTATGGCACGGCAACGGAAAACAAGGCATTAGCTGAGAACCTCACTCCAAAACAAATATGTGACAAATACTTTGATCTGCATAATTCAATTTATCGCTGGTTTGGCATTGGTTTTGACTTCTTTGGTCGCACGTCGTCGCAGCAGCAAACTGA AATTGTGCAAGAGGCATTTCATGATGTTTACAACAACGGCTATATATTCACCGAGAGCGTTGATCAGCTGCTTTGTGTGAAATGTGATAGATTTCTGGCCGATcg ATTCGTGGAGGGCACATGTCCTCATCCTGGCTGTGGATATGAAGACGCACGTGGAGATCAATGCGATAAGTGTGGCAAACTAGTTAATGCCACCGAACTAATTCGGCCACGTTGCAAAATTTGTAACAGCGCTCCTGTAATACGGTCCTCTGACCAACTCTTCCTCGACTTGCCCAAAATTGAACCCCAATTACGTGTGTGGTTGGAGGGCTCCGAAATGGGCTGGACCAATAATGCCCGCGTAATTACTCGTTCTTGGCTACGAGAAGGTCTCAAACCTCGATGTATTACACGTGATCTGAAATGGGGTATACCCGTGCCACTTGCTGGTTTCGAAAAGAAAGTATTTTATGTGTGGTTCGATGCTCCATACGGTTATATTTCAATGACGAAGCATTACACCAGTGAATACAAACAGTGGTGGATACCATCAAAGGATGTAAAAGTAGAGCTTTTCCAGTTCATGGCCAAGGACAACGTTCCCTTCCACTCTGTTGTGTTCCCATCTTCACTATTGGCGACCAACAAGGGTCACACTATGGTAACTAATATTATGGCGACAGAGTATTTGAACTACGAAGATGGCAAATTCAGTAAAAGCCGTGGTATTGGTGTTTTTGGCAACGACGCCCAG caAACTGGTATTTCTGCTGATATATGGCGTTTCTATCTTGCCTCTGCACGGCCAGAAGGTCAAGACTCTAGCTTCAGTTGGAATGACTTGGCTGCACGTAATAACTCCGATTTGTTAAACAATTTGGGTAATTTCGTGAACCGTGCCTTAGTCTTCTGCGAAAAGAACTTTAACTGCGTCGTGCCGACCATGACACTAACAAAGGATGAGCTCATACTGTTGGCACTCATCAACCGCGAAGTACGAGGTTATATCCACTCACTTGAAAAGGCTAAATTGCGAGACGGCATACGGCATTTGCTTTCGATCTCTCGTCACGGCAATGGTTATATGCAATCTCAGCAACCATGGGTGCTACTGAAGGGCACCGATGAGCAAAAAGCACGCGCAGCCACCATTATTGGTATTTGCGCCAACATCGCTGCACTCCTGGCCAATCTTATGTTACCATACATGCCAACAATTGCGCGTACACTTTTCTCTCAGTTAAACGCAAAACCCACGCCTCTAAATCCAGA AAAACCATTTATCAACATTCTTCTGCCCACTGGTCACAACATTGGAAAACCAGCACCCTTATTCACCAAATTGGAGCAGAGCTTTATTGAAGAGCTAAAAAAGAAGTTTGGTGGTGTACAGGATCAAAGCAACGGCAGCCAACCATCATCGACAACAACCAATACAAATTCGGCGACTGCCAAGCCATCGGCACTTCCTAACGGCACACAGTCAGTGGCTCAGTTGGAGGAAGCCGTGCGTTTGCAAGGCGAAAAAGTCCGTCAACTAAAGGCGTCGACGAAAGACAAAGCTGTTTGGCAACCCGAAGTAAATGTCTTATTGGATCTCAAAAAGCAACTGACTGCCGCTCAAGCAGCTCCACCAACTGCACCTGCAGTTGTGGCGACGCCTGTGGCCAGCGACGAAAAAGTCAAAGAGCTGGAACAACGTATTACACAACAG GGCGAAAAGGTGCGCCAATTGAAAGCAAGCGGTGATGCCAGCGTATGGAAACCGGAAGTGGAAATACTGCTGCAACTGAAAAAGGATCTAGCCACACTCACCGGCGCACCCCAACCTGCTGCTCAgggtaaaaacaaaaagaagaaatag
- the LOC105230540 gene encoding coiled-coil domain-containing protein 130 homolog: MGERKGQNKYYPPDYDPKKGGLNKFRGTHALRERARKIHLGIIIIRFEMPYNIWCDGCKNHIGMGVRYNAEKTKVGMYYSTPIYKFRMKCHLCDNHFEIQTDPGNLDYIILSGARRQENRWDPLQNEQVVPETKEVQKRLFDDAMYKLEHQAKDVKAGEDAKPVLERLVERNRSVWDDSYEANCRLRAEFRSKKKELKAQKELDDQLLARNSLDIALLPETAQDKQMAELMMLQSKSAQEREAEKRLDILMKPALPGATKTTFGGLKRQKILNTHLQFGDLGIKKKVESAEKTVTTGEENHTQKEDCTPLEPLEDIEQNEKLKKEEAKVINLPNSLALVCNYNSSGENDNSN, translated from the exons ATGGGTGAGCGCAAAGGGCAAAATAAGTACTATCCCCCTGATTATGATCCGAAGAAGGGCGGACTTAATAAATTTCGTGGTACGCATGCACTACGCGAGCGGGCTCGGAAAATTCATCTGGGCATAATCATTATACGTTTTGAAATGCCCTACAATATCTGGTGCGATGGATGTAAGAATCATATAGGAATGGGCGTTCGTTATAATGCGGAAAAGACAAAAGTGGGCATGTACTATTCAACTCCTATTTATAAATTTCGAATGAAGTGTCACCTATGCGACAATCATTTTGAAATACAAACCGATCCTGGAAATTTGGATTATATTATTCTATCCGGGGCACGCCGACAAGAGAATCGCTGGGATCCGTTACAAAATGAGCAGGTTGTACCCGAGACTAAGGAAGTACAGAAACGACTATTCGATGATGCGATGTACAAGTTGGAACACCAAGCCAAAGATGTCAAAGCTGGTGAGGATGCAAAACCGGTGCTGGAACGTTTAGTTGAACGTAATCGGAGTGTTTGGGATGACAGTTACGAAGCGAACTGCCGTTTAAGGGCAGAGTTTAGG TCTAAAAAGAAGGAACTAAAGGCACAAAAAGAACTTGATGATCAATTACTTGCGAGAAATAGTCTTGATATAGCGCTTTTACCAGAAACTGCACAAGATAAGCAAATGGCTGAGTTGATGATGCTACAAAGCAAATCAGCCCAAGAAAGAGAAGCAGAAAAAAGACtggatattttaatgaaacctGCCCTCCCAGGTGCTACCAAAACAACATTCGGTGGACTAAAAAGGCAGAAAATACTAAATACGCATCTACAATTTGGAGATTTGGGTATTAAAAAGAAAGTCGAAAGTGCAGAAAAAACAGTTACCACAGGAGAAGAAAATCACACACAAAAAGAAGATTGTACGCCATTGGAGCCATTGGAGGACAtagaacaaaatgaaaaattaaaaaaagaggaAGCCAAAGTAATAAATTTGCCGAACAGCTTGGCTCTAGTCTGTAATTATAATAGTAGTGGTGAAAATGATAAtagcaattaa
- the LOC105230539 gene encoding microtubule-associated protein RP/EB family member 2 isoform X1, with the protein MSTQAMSDAKIPVALTHASSEKLSRHEMLRWINTTVQGEYTKIEDLCSGVAYCQIMEMLFPNSVGMKKIKVNAKLEHEFLHNLKLFQMAFTRINYEKSVPIERLIKGRFQDNFEFLQWFKKFYDVHAAGKENVKLPTTQKQQINLKTKTTKKVLNRVGSDMTPPTANSTQLNADESGSPRSLKYLQETRDKLAEQTAAILNERNFYYKKLLDVENVLKEFTDHDELRERALAILYANDGGNGNNESGCETAEL; encoded by the exons atgagtACCCAAGCCATGTCGGATGCAAAGATTCCAGTTGCTCTAACGCACGCTTCTTCAGAGAAATTGTCGCGCCACGAAATGTTGCGTTGGATTAATACAACCGTCCAAGGTGAATATACCAAAATTGAGGATCTCTGCTCAG GTGTTGCTTATTGCCAAATTATGGAAATGCTCTTCCCAAATTCGGTCGGTATGAAAAAGATAAAAGTCAATGCAAAACTGGAACATGAATTTTTGCACAATTTAAAACTCTTTCAAATGGCGTTCACACGTATAAACTACGAAAAGTCCGTGCCCATTGAACGTTTGATAAAAGGACGATTTCAGGATAACTTTGAATTTCTGCAATGGTTCAAGAAGTTTTATGATGTGCATGCAGCCGGTAAAGAAAATGTGAAGCTTCCAACCACACAGAAGCAGCAAATtaatctcaaaacaaaaacgacGAAAAAAGTACTAAACCGAGTAGGGTCGGATATGACGCCACCAACAGCGAATTCAACGCAGCTTAACGCGGACGAAAGTGGTTCACCAAGGAGCTTGAAATATTTACAAGAGACCCGGGATAAACTGGCTGAGCAG ACTGCGGCaatattaaatgaaagaaatttttattataaaaagctACTCGATGTGGAAAATGT tttgAAGGAATTTACAGATCACGACGAGTTGCGGGAGCGTGCATTGGCTATATTATATGCTAACGATGGTGGGAATGGAAATAATGAATCTGGCTGTGAAACAGCAGAGTTGTAA
- the LOC105230539 gene encoding microtubule-associated protein RP/EB family member 2 isoform X2, protein MSTQAMSDAKIPVALTHASSEKLSRHEMLRWINTTVQGEYTKIEDLCSGVAYCQIMEMLFPNSVGMKKIKVNAKLEHEFLHNLKLFQMAFTRINYEKSVPIERLIKGRFQDNFEFLQWFKKFYDVHAAGKENVKLPTTQKQQINLKTKTTKKVLNRVGSDMTPPTANSTQLNADESGSPRSLKYLQETRDKLAEQTAAILNERNFYYKKLLDVENVSRRVAGACIGYIIC, encoded by the exons atgagtACCCAAGCCATGTCGGATGCAAAGATTCCAGTTGCTCTAACGCACGCTTCTTCAGAGAAATTGTCGCGCCACGAAATGTTGCGTTGGATTAATACAACCGTCCAAGGTGAATATACCAAAATTGAGGATCTCTGCTCAG GTGTTGCTTATTGCCAAATTATGGAAATGCTCTTCCCAAATTCGGTCGGTATGAAAAAGATAAAAGTCAATGCAAAACTGGAACATGAATTTTTGCACAATTTAAAACTCTTTCAAATGGCGTTCACACGTATAAACTACGAAAAGTCCGTGCCCATTGAACGTTTGATAAAAGGACGATTTCAGGATAACTTTGAATTTCTGCAATGGTTCAAGAAGTTTTATGATGTGCATGCAGCCGGTAAAGAAAATGTGAAGCTTCCAACCACACAGAAGCAGCAAATtaatctcaaaacaaaaacgacGAAAAAAGTACTAAACCGAGTAGGGTCGGATATGACGCCACCAACAGCGAATTCAACGCAGCTTAACGCGGACGAAAGTGGTTCACCAAGGAGCTTGAAATATTTACAAGAGACCCGGGATAAACTGGCTGAGCAG ACTGCGGCaatattaaatgaaagaaatttttattataaaaagctACTCGATGTGGAAAATGT ATCACGACGAGTTGCGGGAGCGTGCATTGGCTATATTATATGCTAA
- the LOC105230541 gene encoding juvenile hormone epoxide hydrolase 2, whose product MLGLKKLQWTLGIICLIGAMFAYRQMNSVFESEVPTLSLRQWWGEDAEPEDWAAYVKNSSQVVTNRLMFPDSTIDELRQRLNRTLRLTESMTPDFRNGFNSQELLKIVDYWRDKYMPRWREREVFMWQFNHFTTEIQGLRMHFLHLMIYDENKVGKHHYPVLLLHGWPSSIREFYPLMHKLQQTHLDKNNPYIFDVVVPSIPGFAWSEGTSRKGLGPAQVAVIMRNLMLRLGYKKFFIQGGGFGSVIGSHMATLFPENILGYHSNLCTVFTGRSVMKGILNAIKPNFFFRHGFEEMFPHWEAIKRLIEETGYYHLQATKPDTIGAVLSDNPVGLAAYILEKWSSLTNKYYKDSSNGGLRKRFKLDTLLDNVMIYYLTDSITTSSRLFAEHHSPEQRALHMDSVPTDVPTGCARFKHDLIHFHDNQLKDKYRNLIHSTFYKDGGHFVALEMPKLLHADFIEFVKKVEKFSKL is encoded by the exons ATGCTAGGGCTTAAGAAACTTCAGTGGACTCTCGGTATTATTTGCCTTATCGGGGCTATGTTCGCTTACAGACAAATGAACTCGGTGTTCGAATCAGAGGTCCCAACGCTAAGCCTGCGACAGTGGTGGGGAGAGGACGCGGAACCAGAAGACTGGGCTGCATATGTGAAAAATTCATCGCAGGTTGTTACTAATAGACTCATGTTCCCGGATTCG ACCATTGACGAACTGCGACAGAGATTGAATCGCACATTACGTCTGACTGAGTCAATGACTCCAGATTTTAGAAATGGTTTCAACAGTCAGGAGTTACTGAAAATCGTCGATTATTGGCGTGATAAGTATATGCCACGTTGGCGAGAACGTGAAGTGTTCATGTGGCAATTCAACCACTTTACAACCGAAATTCAGGG CCTGCGTATGCACTTTTTGCATTTAATGATTTACGACGAGAACAAGGTTGGCAAACACCATTATCCTGTACTTTTGCTGCATGGTTGGCCCAGCTCAATACGGGAGTTTTATCCACTCATGCACAAGCTGCAGCAAACGCATTTGGATAAAAACAACCCGTACATATTCGATGTGGTAGTGCCGAGTATACCGGGTTTCGCTTGGTCGGAG GGTACTTCGAGGAAAGGTCTGGGACCAGCGCAAGTCGCTGTCATTATGCGCAACTTGATGCTTCGCCTGGGTTATAAGAAATTCTTCATACAAGGCGGTGGTTTCGGTTCGGTAATCGGCTCGCATATGGCAACACTGTTTCCAGAAAATATACTTGGATATCATTCAAATTTATGCACTGTATTTACGGGTAGATCGGTTATGAAGGGAATTCTAAATGCCATAAAGCCAAACTTTTTCTTCCGCCATGGTTTCGAGGAGATGTTCCCACATTGGGAGGCAATAAAACGTTTAATTGAAGAAACTGGATACTATCATCTACAAGCTACAAAACCGGACACAATTGGCGCTGTGCTCTCTGACAATCCCGTCGGTTTAGCAGCTTACATTTTGGAAAAGTGGTCTTCTTTGACGAATAAGTACTACAAAGATAGTTCTAACGGTGGTCTGCGTAAACGCTTCAAGCTGGATACGCTCCTGGATAATGTAATGATCTATTATTTGACTGATTCCATAACGACCTCTTCACGTCTATTCGCCGAACATCATTCCCCCGAGCAACGCGCACTGCATATGGATAGTGTTCCGACAGATGTGCCGACGGGTTGCGCACGTTTCAAACACGATTTGATACACTTTCACGACAATCAACTCAAGGATAAATATCGGAACTTAATTCACAGCACATTCTATAAAGATGGCGGTCACTTTGTTGCTTTAGAAATGCCTAAATTGTTGCATGCAGACTTTATAGAATTTGTCAAGAAGGTGGAGAAGTTTAGTAAGCTCTAG